A single Sphingomonas kaistensis DNA region contains:
- the aroA gene encoding 3-phosphoshikimate 1-carboxyvinyltransferase: protein MKLRATATGPLIGTFGVPGDKSLSHRALIFGALAAGETVIAGLLESEDVLATATALRAFGVRVEQFGPGRWRVIGGAWRSPDAPIDCGNSGTAVRLLMGAAAGQGVRATFTGDASLSKRPMRRVTGPLEAMGVRVEGGERLPLTVEGPVTRGIAHLNVPASAQVKSAVLLAGLGTHLAVEVAEPVPSRDHTETMLAEFGVDVEREGHICRLGAKRTLDARLVEVSGDPSSAAFALGAAAIVPGSEVTVKNVLLNPHRSGFVMALQRMGADLAMDNIRGRGGETIGDVRVRFGPLFGAEFTAEEIPSMVDEIPILAVVAAGARGETRIEGLDELRHKESDRLALMAEGLTACGIEARADGDALVVRGGPIRGGGQVRTEGDHRIAMSHLVLGLAAEQPVVIDEAEMIATSFPTFREAMRGIGAKIEEVA from the coding sequence ATGAAGCTGCGCGCCACCGCGACCGGGCCGCTTATCGGGACCTTCGGGGTACCGGGCGACAAGTCGCTGTCGCACCGGGCGCTGATCTTCGGCGCGCTGGCGGCGGGCGAGACGGTGATCGCCGGGCTGCTGGAGAGCGAGGATGTGCTGGCGACGGCCACGGCGCTTCGGGCGTTCGGGGTGCGGGTCGAGCAGTTCGGACCGGGGCGCTGGCGGGTGATCGGGGGCGCGTGGCGCTCGCCCGATGCCCCGATCGATTGCGGCAACAGCGGCACGGCGGTGCGGCTGCTGATGGGCGCGGCGGCGGGGCAGGGCGTGCGCGCGACCTTCACCGGCGATGCGAGCCTGTCGAAGCGGCCGATGCGGCGGGTGACCGGGCCATTGGAGGCCATGGGTGTGCGGGTCGAAGGCGGAGAGCGATTGCCACTGACGGTCGAGGGACCGGTGACGCGGGGCATTGCGCATCTGAATGTGCCGGCCAGCGCGCAGGTCAAATCGGCGGTGCTGCTGGCGGGGCTGGGCACCCACCTGGCCGTCGAGGTCGCCGAACCGGTGCCGAGCCGCGATCATACAGAGACCATGCTGGCCGAATTCGGGGTCGACGTGGAGCGCGAGGGGCATATCTGCCGGCTGGGCGCGAAGCGGACGCTCGACGCGCGGCTGGTCGAGGTCAGCGGCGATCCTTCGTCGGCAGCCTTTGCGCTCGGCGCGGCGGCGATCGTGCCGGGGTCGGAGGTGACGGTGAAGAACGTGCTGCTCAATCCGCATCGTTCGGGCTTCGTCATGGCGCTGCAGCGGATGGGCGCGGATTTGGCGATGGACAATATCCGCGGGCGCGGCGGGGAGACGATCGGCGACGTGCGGGTGCGATTCGGGCCGCTGTTCGGGGCCGAGTTCACGGCCGAGGAAATTCCTTCGATGGTGGACGAGATTCCCATTCTCGCCGTGGTCGCCGCCGGCGCGCGGGGGGAAACCCGGATAGAGGGGCTGGACGAGCTTCGCCACAAGGAGAGCGACCGGCTGGCGCTGATGGCCGAGGGACTGACCGCTTGCGGGATCGAGGCGCGGGCGGACGGCGATGCGCTGGTGGTGCGGGGCGGGCCGATCCGCGGCGGCGGTCAGGTGCGGACCGAGGGCGATCACCGGATCGCGATGAGCCATCTGGTGCTGGGCCTTGCCGCCGAGCAGCCGGTGGTAATCGACGAGGCAGAGATGATCGCCACCAGCTTTCCCACCTTCCGCGAGGCGATGCGGGGGATCGGCGCGAAAATCGAGGAAGTGGCATGA